TCAAAATTTGCTGAAGATATTGAACCGAACCTCCCTATTTTGTTTCATAACTATGGGTTTATGCTAGAGTATAACAAAACGAGGGGACATACGTATGCGTTAGAAGACGTTATGTCCATAGCCCGTATTAATGATGACTCAATAGGGTCATGTATGACGTGTAAAAGTACAGCTGTTCCAGCGCTTTTAGATGAGATGGGGGATGATTATTGGAGTGCTAATTTTAAAGAGGAGATCGTCCCACTAACATTGGCGTATGGAGAAGGCTTTGAAAGTGATGAATTAGGCACATATGGACATCTTTCTATTGGCTGTTCTGATTGTCATGATCCTGTGACAATGGAGCTGCGTATAACTAGACCATCTTTTACAAATGCCATGGCTAGACAGGGGATAGATGTGACAGAAGCCACTAAAAATGATATGAGAAGTTATGTTTGTGCCCAATGTCATGTGGAATATTACTTTGAACCGGATAAAAAAAAGGTCACCTTTCCTTGGGATAATGGGTTAAAGCCAGAAGAAATGTTTGAATATAAAGAAAATCAAGCCAAAGAAGATGGCTTCGAATACGATTGGATTCATAGTATTTCTGGCGCGCCTATGTTAAAAGCACAGCATCCCGAATTTGAGTTGTGGAGTTATGGCCCACATGGGGAAGCAGAGGTGTCTTGTGCAGATTGTCACATGCCTTATGAACGAACAGATGGCAGTAAAAAAATAACTTCGCATCATTGGAGTTCCCCAATGGATAACGTTGAACAAACATGTCGAACGTGCCATTCGGATAAATCAGAAGCTGATTTAGTGGAAAGGGTTGAAAATATTCAATCACGCCACCTTGAAGCTATGGAGGAAACACAAGATCATTCAGTGCGAGCCCATTATTACGTTAATCGAATGATTACGGTTGGAGCTCCACAAGAGCGTATTGAGGAAGCACAATGGTATATTCGAAAAGGACAGTGGTTTTGGGATATTATCGCTGCTGAAAATTCTGATGGCTTTCATAATCCTCAAGGGGGGATGGATGCTATGAGAACCTCCTCTGATGCGTCAAATGAAGCGATACGTATCGCTATTGAAGAGCTAATTAAATTAGATGTGGACCTAGATGAGTTAGAGGCTCAAATAGAAGAAACAATTCAAGCAGTTTATAACGAAGAAGATCCAGATTTAAAACATACTCACGCAACAAATGATGACTTCCCAAATGTGTTGGAATTAGACGATTAGTATGATGAGGGAAAAAGAACATAGGTAGTTATAAGGAAAGCTTTGGGGACGGATAGACAGTTATTGAATGAGACTATCTATCCGTCCGTCAATCGTGATGTGGGATTAATCTTCTGGAAGAGGAGGGACATCAACTTGTGGGCTCTCGCCAGATAATGCTAATAAAAACGCATGAAGAGCCTCTTTCTCGTCATTTGTTAAATTAAGCTCTTGCATTAACGCACTCTTATTAGGATGATCGTCCCCTCCACGATCATAATAGTCTATTACATCTTCCAACGTTTCAATGCTCCCGTTATGCATGTAGGGACCGCGATGATCAATACCGTATAAGCCTGGTGTTCGGAATGCCCCAACATCCGCGTCTTCACCAGTCACGTCGTAACGCCCTTTATCATCTGTTTCCATACCGATATTATGGAAGTTATCATCAGATAAATTTGGACCTGTGTGACATGTTATGCATGAGGCTTCACCAGCGAAAAGCTCCATACCTTTAATTTCTTCCTCTGTTAAGGCATCGTAGTCTCCAGCTAAAAAAGCATCAAAAGGTGTGTCATCAATCACGATGGTTCGTTGGAATGCTGCCAGTGCTTTTCCTATGTTTTCAACTGTAATGTCATCATTAAAAGCGTTTTCAAACTTCTCCACATAACCATCAATTTCGGATAGCTGGACGACTAGTTTATCTAAGTCTTGATTCATTTCGATCTCAGACTCAATAGGTCCCAGTGCTTGAGATTCTAAGGAATCTGCCCGTCCATCCCAAAACAGAGATGTATAATAACCTGAATTAATGATGGTAGGGGTATTTCTAGGGCCTTCAACACCATCGAAGCCTTCAAAAAGGGGCTTACCATCTCCATACCCGAGAGCCGGAATGTGACAGGAGGCACAGCTTAACGAATTATCTCCAGATAGCCGAGGATCAAAAAATAACGTTTTACCGAGTTCGATGGTCTCTTCCGTCATTGGGTTATCTTCAGGAATTTCCATGTCTCCTAATGGTTGAAACAAACTAATCAACTCGCTAAAGGGATCATCGTCATCGTGAGCGTTTGAATTGACCGTTTCCTCACCTTGTTCATTCGTCACATCTGTTCCTGAATTGTCAATTTCTTTAGTGGCGGTGTTCTCTGTATCTCCGCATGCCAACAAA
The genomic region above belongs to Bacillus sp. A301a_S52 and contains:
- a CDS encoding ammonia-forming cytochrome c nitrite reductase subunit c552, with the protein product MTTIKKMPVRWLIVLLMISFTTLMVSCSKSESYPEQEMYTTQLSPDEIVNSAFKDEFPLQYESYLKNMMPENDNTSKFAEDIEPNLPILFHNYGFMLEYNKTRGHTYALEDVMSIARINDDSIGSCMTCKSTAVPALLDEMGDDYWSANFKEEIVPLTLAYGEGFESDELGTYGHLSIGCSDCHDPVTMELRITRPSFTNAMARQGIDVTEATKNDMRSYVCAQCHVEYYFEPDKKKVTFPWDNGLKPEEMFEYKENQAKEDGFEYDWIHSISGAPMLKAQHPEFELWSYGPHGEAEVSCADCHMPYERTDGSKKITSHHWSSPMDNVEQTCRTCHSDKSEADLVERVENIQSRHLEAMEETQDHSVRAHYYVNRMITVGAPQERIEEAQWYIRKGQWFWDIIAAENSDGFHNPQGGMDAMRTSSDASNEAIRIAIEELIKLDVDLDELEAQIEETIQAVYNEEDPDLKHTHATNDDFPNVLELDD
- a CDS encoding cytochrome-c peroxidase — translated: MLKHMKLITALSVTFVLLLACGDTENTATKEIDNSGTDVTNEQGEETVNSNAHDDDDPFSELISLFQPLGDMEIPEDNPMTEETIELGKTLFFDPRLSGDNSLSCASCHIPALGYGDGKPLFEGFDGVEGPRNTPTIINSGYYTSLFWDGRADSLESQALGPIESEIEMNQDLDKLVVQLSEIDGYVEKFENAFNDDITVENIGKALAAFQRTIVIDDTPFDAFLAGDYDALTEEEIKGMELFAGEASCITCHTGPNLSDDNFHNIGMETDDKGRYDVTGEDADVGAFRTPGLYGIDHRGPYMHNGSIETLEDVIDYYDRGGDDHPNKSALMQELNLTNDEKEALHAFLLALSGESPQVDVPPLPED